A stretch of the Methylacidiphilum caldifontis genome encodes the following:
- the miaA gene encoding tRNA (adenosine(37)-N6)-dimethylallyltransferase MiaA, with amino-acid sequence MDVDLDRELKLFSNLKTKQPIFFLVGSTGIGKTEIAHRIADELGLSLLALDSMQVYRKLDIGTAKPSTSEQIRYRYGGIDLVDWKESFNAFLYIQAVRDYLNKELNHTHGVLAVGGCGLYFRALTSGLCNAPPANLYLRAELEKLDRNALLEMLIKIDPLAASSIDCSNPRRIIRAIEVKKSSGISLIQWQQLTTSPVISPSLAFWIDRPKPEVETRLRNRIRKMFDEGWEKETLMLLEEGGIEAVEKCKAIGYKLIGRFLLRKEKNRKELEEEICRQQLAYGKRQKTWFKKEPSLRYCLLKNKEEEYRFIKSCIIKINYFIQGNRQNAFPE; translated from the coding sequence ATGGATGTCGATTTGGATAGGGAACTGAAACTTTTTTCGAATTTAAAGACTAAACAGCCCATTTTCTTTTTGGTTGGATCTACGGGTATAGGAAAAACTGAGATTGCGCATCGCATTGCCGATGAATTAGGGCTGTCTCTATTGGCCCTGGATTCAATGCAGGTTTATAGAAAACTCGATATAGGAACAGCGAAACCCTCCACAAGCGAACAGATTCGTTATAGATATGGAGGGATAGATCTTGTTGATTGGAAAGAGTCTTTTAATGCCTTTCTCTATATCCAAGCAGTTCGTGATTATTTAAATAAAGAGTTAAACCATACTCATGGAGTTCTTGCGGTTGGCGGATGTGGGTTATATTTTAGGGCATTGACCAGTGGACTCTGTAATGCTCCTCCAGCCAATTTATACCTGAGAGCAGAACTCGAGAAATTGGATAGAAATGCGTTACTTGAAATGCTAATAAAGATAGATCCCTTGGCTGCATCTTCTATAGATTGTTCGAATCCAAGAAGAATAATACGGGCGATAGAAGTAAAAAAAAGTTCGGGTATTTCCTTAATCCAATGGCAACAACTGACTACTTCCCCTGTCATTTCTCCCTCTCTTGCTTTCTGGATAGATCGTCCTAAGCCAGAAGTAGAAACAAGACTGCGTAATAGAATTAGAAAAATGTTTGATGAGGGATGGGAAAAAGAGACTTTGATGTTACTTGAGGAAGGGGGGATAGAAGCGGTAGAAAAATGCAAGGCTATTGGGTATAAGCTAATAGGCCGTTTCTTGCTTCGAAAAGAAAAAAATAGAAAAGAACTTGAAGAGGAGATATGTCGACAACAACTGGCCTATGGGAAAAGACAAAAGACTTGGTTCAAAAAAGAGCCTTCTTTACGTTATTGCCTTTTAAAAAATAAAGAAGAGGAGTATCGTTTTATTAAAAGTTGTATAATAAAAATAAATTATTTTATTCAGGGAAATAGACAAAATGCTTTTCCGGAATAG
- the hflX gene encoding GTPase HflX → MISAIVEKKQERGMLVGLDRGEKDFEESLKELDQLASSAGGVIIEKHIQKLPFPTAPYFIGKGKALEFAAICKQKELSFVLFNEELSPIQCRNLNTLFGCKVLDRTQLILDIFAQRAKTREGKLQIELAQLLYLLPRLTRLWTHLSRQTGGIGTRGPGETQLEVDRRRIQERIHRLKKELEEVKKTRFIQRKRRQKFPWPTACLVGYTNAGKSTLFNRLTHSHVLVEDKLFATLDPTIRLFEFSGGQKIFLSDTVGFIQKLPYHLIESFKATLEEVKEADLLIHLVDASHPLAENQINEVNKVLEQIGAINKPIILVWNKIDLVYSDGLVKRRMEEYPGCVPISAATGEGCENLLVKIEEWLKTKRRFFSLKLPMDRTDIVAKLHRMGSGIVTNYQSDGIWVNGWIPHSMFSSLEQFNITVEG, encoded by the coding sequence ATGATTTCTGCAATAGTAGAGAAAAAACAGGAAAGGGGAATGCTTGTTGGGCTGGATAGGGGTGAGAAAGATTTTGAAGAATCTCTTAAGGAATTAGACCAGTTAGCTTCTTCTGCAGGAGGAGTAATTATTGAAAAGCATATTCAGAAGCTGCCCTTTCCAACAGCTCCTTATTTCATTGGTAAAGGGAAAGCTCTTGAGTTTGCAGCTATTTGCAAACAAAAGGAATTATCTTTTGTGCTTTTCAATGAGGAGCTTTCTCCTATTCAATGTAGAAACTTAAATACCCTTTTTGGTTGTAAGGTATTAGATAGAACACAACTCATTTTAGATATATTTGCCCAAAGGGCTAAAACAAGGGAGGGAAAACTTCAAATAGAGTTAGCCCAACTTCTTTACCTTCTTCCCCGATTAACTCGGTTATGGACGCACCTCTCCCGTCAGACAGGAGGTATTGGCACACGTGGACCTGGAGAAACTCAGCTTGAAGTAGATAGGCGACGCATACAGGAAAGGATACATAGACTCAAAAAAGAACTGGAGGAAGTAAAAAAGACTCGGTTCATCCAGCGAAAGAGGAGACAAAAATTCCCTTGGCCTACAGCATGTCTTGTGGGCTATACCAATGCAGGGAAATCCACTTTGTTTAACCGTCTTACTCATTCTCATGTTTTAGTTGAGGATAAGCTTTTTGCCACTTTGGATCCTACAATAAGACTTTTTGAATTCTCTGGGGGTCAAAAAATATTTTTATCTGATACCGTGGGGTTTATTCAAAAATTACCCTATCATCTCATTGAATCTTTTAAAGCTACCTTGGAAGAAGTCAAAGAAGCTGACTTATTGATTCATCTTGTAGATGCTTCTCATCCCTTGGCTGAAAACCAGATTAACGAGGTGAACAAGGTGCTGGAACAGATAGGTGCAATCAATAAACCGATCATTTTGGTGTGGAATAAAATCGATTTGGTGTATTCAGATGGGTTAGTTAAAAGGAGGATGGAGGAGTATCCAGGGTGTGTTCCGATTTCGGCGGCAACAGGTGAAGGATGTGAAAACCTGTTGGTTAAAATAGAAGAGTGGTTAAAAACAAAAAGGCGGTTTTTTTCTTTAAAATTGCCTATGGATAGAACAGATATTGTTGCAAAATTACATCGCATGGGTTCTGGAATTGTAACCAATTATCAATCAGATGGGATATGGGTTAATGGTTGGATTCCTCATTCGATGTTTTCATCTTTAGAACAGTTTAATATAACCGTTGAAGGTTGA
- the lpxA gene encoding acyl-ACP--UDP-N-acetylglucosamine O-acyltransferase, with translation MIHPTAIVSAKAEIGKNVSIGPWVTVEEGCIIGDESEIRAHAVIMTGSTIGHRNQIGYGAIIGAEPQDVSFKGASSFVSIGNDNIIREYVTIHRGSAESSITRIGNGCFLMAGSHVAHNCLLEDEVVLVNNVLLAGYVHVERKAFLGGAAVVHQRVRIGELTMTRGQTRIGKDLPPYFMAVDTNEVSGINRVGLKRAGITEEIRRKIEKAYKILYFEGLNVSQALEKIEKISDCPEIKKLVAFIRATKRGICLARRKNANANITEE, from the coding sequence ATGATCCATCCAACAGCAATTGTTAGCGCTAAGGCAGAAATTGGCAAAAATGTATCTATTGGTCCATGGGTAACTGTTGAAGAAGGCTGTATTATTGGTGACGAATCCGAGATTAGAGCGCATGCAGTGATAATGACAGGCAGCACTATTGGACACAGGAACCAGATCGGGTATGGAGCCATTATTGGAGCTGAACCCCAGGATGTTTCTTTTAAGGGAGCTAGCTCTTTTGTGTCTATCGGTAATGATAATATTATCCGAGAATATGTGACTATCCACCGAGGTTCGGCTGAATCATCGATCACAAGAATTGGCAATGGTTGTTTTTTGATGGCAGGAAGTCATGTTGCACATAATTGCCTTTTGGAAGATGAAGTTGTGCTTGTCAATAATGTTCTGCTTGCTGGCTATGTTCATGTTGAAAGGAAAGCCTTTTTGGGAGGAGCAGCGGTTGTGCATCAGCGTGTAAGGATAGGGGAGTTAACCATGACTCGTGGACAGACCCGTATTGGCAAAGACCTCCCTCCTTATTTCATGGCTGTAGATACCAATGAAGTTTCTGGAATCAATAGAGTGGGCTTAAAAAGGGCAGGAATAACCGAAGAAATAAGAAGGAAAATTGAAAAGGCTTATAAGATTCTTTATTTTGAAGGCCTTAATGTCTCACAAGCTTTAGAAAAGATTGAAAAGATTAGCGATTGTCCAGAGATTAAAAAGCTTGTTGCTTTCATCCGCGCTACAAAAAGAGGAATCTGTTTAGCCAGAAGAAAAAATGCAAATGCGAATATCACTGAAGAATGA
- a CDS encoding adenine phosphoribosyltransferase — MTFVLSSSIERLKEKIRTIPDFPRPGVMFKDITPVIGEGQFFRLILTIFISRYQKKKIDKIAAIDARGFIFAGALAHALGVGIIPIRKKGKLPYKTYELSYKNEYGEETLTIHQDAINKGESILIVDDVLATGNTAHTAALLVEKCGGNLMELGFLAELSHLKGRERLFPFPCYSILQF; from the coding sequence ATGACCTTTGTTTTAAGTAGCTCTATTGAAAGATTAAAGGAAAAAATTAGGACTATTCCTGATTTTCCCCGTCCCGGTGTAATGTTCAAGGATATTACACCCGTTATTGGAGAGGGACAGTTTTTCAGGCTGATATTGACTATATTCATTTCTCGTTATCAAAAGAAAAAGATCGATAAAATAGCTGCAATCGATGCCCGGGGATTTATTTTTGCAGGGGCGCTCGCTCATGCTCTTGGAGTTGGTATTATTCCCATTCGTAAGAAAGGAAAATTACCCTATAAAACCTATGAACTGAGTTACAAAAACGAATATGGTGAAGAAACCCTTACCATCCACCAGGATGCCATAAACAAAGGAGAAAGTATATTGATTGTCGATGATGTTTTAGCCACGGGCAATACTGCACATACCGCAGCGTTGCTTGTAGAAAAATGCGGTGGAAACTTGATGGAACTTGGGTTTCTTGCCGAGTTGTCTCATTTAAAAGGCAGAGAAAGACTCTTCCCTTTTCCCTGTTATTCTATTCTTCAGTTTTAA
- a CDS encoding sigma-70 family RNA polymerase sigma factor yields MDNNDSALKLYLREISQIPLLTKEKEVELAKRIQQGDQEARRQMIQANLRLVVKIAHDYANSGLPLPDLISEGNIGLMKAVDRFDPSKGGKLSTYAAWWIKQSIKRALANQSKTIRLPVHLVDKIAKMRRVAMQLSEILGRDPTDEELAEELGMSTTKVAELRTIAIRPASLDATVGEEEDGTSLGELVKDESATSPDQSVLDQNLKNTIMELLPKLDERERKILSLRFGLEGNEQMTLEEIGKEFHVTRERIRQLQNIALRKIRKELEKQEKGKNRFSSKQPLKTE; encoded by the coding sequence ATGGATAACAACGATTCTGCTCTCAAACTTTATTTAAGAGAAATAAGTCAAATTCCGCTTCTAACAAAGGAAAAAGAAGTGGAATTGGCTAAAAGAATACAACAGGGCGATCAAGAGGCAAGGCGCCAAATGATCCAAGCCAACTTACGTCTTGTTGTTAAAATTGCTCATGACTATGCCAATAGCGGCCTTCCTCTTCCAGACTTAATTTCTGAAGGTAACATTGGTCTTATGAAGGCTGTAGACCGGTTTGATCCTTCGAAAGGAGGAAAACTCAGCACATATGCGGCATGGTGGATCAAACAGTCAATTAAAAGGGCATTAGCCAATCAAAGCAAGACGATTCGACTCCCTGTTCACCTGGTAGACAAGATAGCCAAGATGAGAAGGGTGGCTATGCAGCTCTCTGAAATTCTTGGGAGAGATCCAACCGATGAAGAACTTGCTGAAGAACTGGGCATGTCCACAACTAAAGTCGCCGAATTAAGAACGATTGCAATAAGACCGGCTTCCCTTGATGCTACCGTTGGTGAAGAAGAAGACGGGACTTCTTTAGGGGAACTCGTTAAAGATGAGTCTGCTACAAGTCCAGACCAATCAGTTCTTGATCAGAATCTCAAAAATACCATCATGGAATTGCTCCCAAAGCTTGATGAGAGGGAGAGAAAAATATTAAGCCTCAGATTTGGTTTGGAAGGAAACGAACAAATGACTTTGGAAGAAATCGGTAAGGAATTTCATGTAACCCGTGAAAGAATCAGGCAACTTCAAAATATTGCTTTACGAAAAATTCGAAAAGAGCTAGAAAAACAAGAAAAAGGAAAGAACCGTTTCTCGAGTAAACAACCCTTAAAGACTGAATAA
- the cysK gene encoding cysteine synthase A, producing the protein MLIFPSIIQTIGRTPLVRLNKMTLGLEAEVVVKCEFFNPLSSVKDRIGIAMIEQAEREGKIDSKTTIIEPTSGNTGIALAFVAAAKGYPLILTMPESMSIERRTLLALLGARLILTPAQQGMRGAVEKAMEIASKIDRSWIPQQFENPANPEIHRKTTAEEIWNDTNGKVDIFVAGVGTGGTITGVSEVIKKRKPSLYSVAVEPSASPVISQTLRGEPLKPGPHKIQGIGAGFVPKNLNINIIDEVFTVSDQDAITTAQRLASEEGILVGISSGATVFAALEIAKRKENKGKLIVAIAASTGERYLSTALVEQAKKFAGGII; encoded by the coding sequence ATGCTCATTTTCCCCTCTATTATCCAGACGATTGGGAGAACCCCCCTTGTCCGCTTGAACAAAATGACTTTGGGCCTTGAAGCCGAAGTGGTTGTAAAATGCGAGTTTTTCAATCCCTTAAGTAGCGTTAAGGATCGCATTGGTATTGCGATGATTGAACAAGCAGAGAGAGAAGGGAAAATCGATTCGAAGACGACCATCATCGAACCCACTTCGGGCAATACTGGCATTGCCCTTGCCTTTGTGGCTGCAGCAAAAGGATATCCTCTCATTTTGACCATGCCTGAAAGCATGAGCATAGAACGACGGACTCTTTTAGCTCTTCTTGGTGCTCGACTCATACTGACTCCCGCACAGCAAGGAATGAGAGGGGCAGTAGAGAAAGCGATGGAAATTGCATCTAAGATCGATCGGAGTTGGATCCCTCAACAATTTGAAAACCCTGCAAATCCTGAAATTCATAGGAAAACTACGGCTGAAGAAATTTGGAATGATACAAACGGCAAAGTCGATATTTTTGTTGCAGGAGTGGGAACAGGAGGAACAATTACTGGGGTCAGCGAGGTCATTAAAAAAAGAAAACCTTCGTTATATTCAGTTGCCGTAGAACCTTCCGCCTCTCCAGTTATTTCTCAAACTCTTCGAGGAGAACCCTTGAAACCAGGACCCCATAAAATTCAAGGCATTGGAGCAGGATTTGTCCCCAAGAATTTGAATATCAACATTATTGATGAAGTGTTTACTGTTTCTGACCAAGACGCAATCACCACGGCACAAAGGCTTGCTTCTGAAGAGGGAATATTGGTAGGCATTTCTTCCGGAGCTACTGTTTTTGCCGCTTTGGAAATTGCAAAACGAAAAGAAAACAAAGGAAAATTAATTGTCGCTATAGCCGCAAGCACGGGTGAAAGATATCTCAGTACCGCTCTTGTAGAACAAGCTAAAAAATTTGCCGGAGGTATAATTTAA
- a CDS encoding metallophosphoesterase family protein, translating into MKIALLSDIHGNLEALESVLEEILDKRIDKIICLGDIVGYGADPSFCLQKIREHADTILQGNHDYYCSLPQLSENIVNRLNPIALDAIEFTRKVLSEDEKRFLISLPLIWENKDLMATHSNFCDPQSWQYVLSSEEASENFKAGSFRIGFLGHTHIVSLFVQNGASRVFQFHFKRLFLKKNLRFLLNVGSVGQPRDGDPRAAFVVYDTENDEAQVCRIAYDIEKSALKIKNAGLPLQLAERLKWGV; encoded by the coding sequence ATGAAAATAGCGTTGTTGAGTGACATTCATGGAAATCTAGAGGCTTTAGAATCGGTTCTTGAAGAGATATTAGATAAAAGAATAGATAAGATTATATGTCTTGGAGATATTGTTGGGTATGGAGCCGACCCTTCCTTTTGCTTGCAAAAAATAAGAGAGCATGCCGATACTATCTTGCAAGGTAATCATGATTATTACTGTTCTTTACCCCAATTGTCAGAAAATATTGTAAATAGACTTAATCCCATTGCTCTTGATGCTATAGAGTTCACAAGGAAAGTGCTTTCAGAAGATGAAAAACGTTTTTTAATCTCTCTTCCTTTGATCTGGGAAAATAAAGACTTAATGGCTACTCATTCCAATTTTTGTGATCCCCAAAGTTGGCAGTATGTTTTATCCAGCGAAGAAGCCAGTGAAAATTTTAAAGCGGGTTCTTTCCGTATTGGATTTCTGGGACATACCCACATTGTTTCTTTGTTTGTACAAAATGGGGCTTCTAGAGTCTTCCAATTCCACTTCAAAAGACTATTTCTTAAAAAAAATCTTCGTTTTTTACTTAATGTGGGTAGTGTGGGTCAACCTCGAGACGGTGACCCTAGAGCGGCATTCGTTGTTTATGATACTGAAAATGACGAGGCGCAGGTTTGCAGGATAGCTTATGATATTGAAAAATCGGCTCTGAAGATTAAGAATGCCGGTTTGCCTCTACAATTAGCTGAGAGGCTTAAATGGGGAGTGTGA
- a CDS encoding glycosyltransferase family 9 protein produces MKILIIKLSSFGDIIQCFPVASGLAKKFPAAQIDWVAYENYKELLKYQQAIHHIHTLPHYASTGILSSISCLTRLLYKIKEEDYDIVLDLQGLFRSGIICGLSGAKRKIGSWNAREGSIFFYKERIMPPPPPAQERYLEFLRYLAIEPDPYDFGLPVFPQILNIKNYVVIHPYSRWRSKIWPWRNYLELTVRLPQYQFVFIGIGPWFPINAPNCLDYRGEIPLSMLMAIIGNAQATISGDSGPAHLSAALGCPTLVLFGPTDASEARPIGKKVIVVQSEASCSPCWHNICLNKKYPMCCLSEISVEKIIKKLMILIEN; encoded by the coding sequence GTGAAAATATTGATTATCAAGTTGAGTTCATTTGGGGATATCATACAGTGTTTTCCTGTTGCTAGCGGACTGGCAAAAAAATTTCCTGCTGCTCAAATTGATTGGGTCGCCTATGAGAATTATAAGGAGTTGCTAAAATACCAACAGGCTATTCACCACATTCATACACTTCCTCATTATGCTTCGACAGGAATACTCTCGTCAATATCTTGCTTAACAAGGCTGCTCTACAAGATCAAAGAAGAAGACTACGATATTGTTTTGGATCTTCAGGGCCTTTTTCGAAGTGGGATAATTTGTGGGTTAAGTGGAGCGAAAAGGAAAATAGGATCATGGAATGCTCGAGAAGGCTCAATCTTTTTTTACAAAGAAAGAATCATGCCTCCTCCCCCTCCAGCTCAAGAAAGATATTTAGAATTTTTGCGTTATCTTGCGATAGAGCCTGATCCCTATGATTTTGGATTGCCGGTTTTTCCCCAAATCTTAAATATAAAAAACTATGTGGTCATCCATCCTTATTCTCGTTGGAGATCAAAAATATGGCCATGGAGAAATTACTTAGAGTTGACCGTAAGATTACCCCAATACCAGTTTGTTTTTATTGGGATAGGACCTTGGTTCCCGATTAATGCACCCAATTGTCTAGATTATCGAGGAGAAATTCCATTAAGTATGCTCATGGCAATCATTGGCAATGCCCAAGCAACGATTAGCGGAGATTCAGGTCCTGCGCATCTTTCAGCAGCTCTAGGATGTCCAACCCTAGTTTTGTTTGGCCCCACAGATGCTTCAGAAGCACGTCCCATTGGGAAAAAAGTTATCGTCGTACAAAGCGAGGCCTCTTGTTCTCCCTGTTGGCATAATATATGCTTAAACAAAAAATATCCAATGTGTTGTTTATCAGAGATATCGGTTGAAAAAATTATAAAAAAATTAATGATTCTAATTGAAAATTAA
- a CDS encoding homing endonuclease associated repeat-containing protein yields MKSSHVDQFPRKNKEWTEAVVIEEIKKWHEAGKPLFSHYMRKHYQELLAAAVRYFGNWGKAVNAAGLSYDEIRRYRAWSKEKIIQMIQQLYRQGTDLSFRAMMLGEYAPMVYAAIRPNYFGSWKNALLAAGLAPEDIYRYKTWKNENILEEIRRLYNKGADLSSKQMEKNASSLIAIARRRFGSWSAAIEQAGLNYDAIRNRKRWSKELIIQGIRSLKDQGIPLTSTRIREVDPSLFAAACKKRFFGSWKKAVQSALA; encoded by the coding sequence ATGAAATCCTCTCATGTAGATCAATTCCCCAGGAAAAATAAGGAATGGACTGAAGCGGTGGTCATTGAAGAAATCAAAAAATGGCATGAGGCGGGTAAACCTCTATTTTCTCATTACATGAGGAAGCATTATCAAGAATTGCTCGCTGCAGCTGTTCGGTATTTTGGAAACTGGGGAAAGGCAGTTAATGCTGCGGGTCTTTCTTATGATGAGATTCGCCGTTATCGAGCATGGTCGAAAGAAAAGATTATCCAGATGATTCAGCAACTTTATCGTCAGGGTACCGATCTCTCTTTTAGAGCAATGATGCTTGGAGAATATGCACCGATGGTCTATGCGGCAATACGGCCAAATTACTTTGGAAGTTGGAAGAACGCTCTTCTTGCAGCAGGACTTGCTCCTGAGGATATTTATAGGTATAAAACTTGGAAAAATGAAAATATCCTGGAAGAGATTAGGAGATTGTATAATAAGGGAGCGGATTTAAGTTCCAAGCAGATGGAAAAAAATGCAAGCTCCTTGATTGCTATAGCGAGGCGGAGATTTGGCAGTTGGTCTGCTGCCATTGAACAAGCGGGGCTTAATTATGATGCCATCCGTAACCGTAAGAGATGGTCTAAGGAACTGATCATTCAAGGAATAAGATCTTTAAAAGATCAAGGGATACCTTTAACAAGTACACGGATTAGGGAAGTGGATCCCTCACTCTTTGCCGCAGCTTGTAAGAAAAGATTTTTTGGGAGTTGGAAAAAAGCAGTTCAAAGTGCTTTGGCTTAG
- a CDS encoding transporter substrate-binding domain-containing protein — translation MKSIFYLLLFFSFLFNAYSAEVSQSAKIHLKLKVATRNDPPFSFRGGDGEWEGIAVDLWRKITTDLAIPFEFVEQPPDQEIMIRSLLNRKVDVIVTGIGVENNLLQKIAFSYPFLSSGLGVAYRSTPVSSLQAIYRFMLSSEFFAVICGITFLTFIAGFFVWIFERKKNPHFGGSFIHGIGNSFWWAAVTMTTIGYGDKVPRTVGGRTVAMVWMFVGVVLLSFFTAWITAGVALEKVSLDIVKLKDLSQIRVATVKDSLGNYYLRKRHIRAILFNDLRDALEAVKEKKADAVLSEVEEMRYLIQKSFGGELEVSEKTFARIDYAFAFRHGDELTQKVNEWIITHLNELKNYVSALNLGNKR, via the coding sequence TTGAAAAGTATTTTTTACCTTCTTCTGTTTTTTTCATTTCTTTTTAATGCTTATTCTGCAGAAGTTTCACAGTCCGCAAAAATTCATCTGAAACTCAAAGTAGCTACCCGTAATGACCCTCCGTTTTCCTTTAGGGGTGGTGATGGAGAGTGGGAAGGAATAGCGGTAGATTTATGGAGGAAAATCACCACCGATTTAGCTATTCCCTTTGAATTTGTCGAGCAACCCCCGGATCAAGAAATTATGATCCGCAGTTTACTCAATCGAAAAGTAGATGTTATTGTTACCGGCATAGGTGTTGAAAATAATCTTTTACAGAAAATCGCTTTTAGTTATCCTTTTCTGTCTTCTGGTTTAGGAGTGGCTTATCGGTCAACCCCTGTTAGTTCCCTGCAAGCCATATACCGTTTTATGCTCAGTTCAGAGTTTTTTGCTGTGATTTGTGGCATAACTTTTTTAACTTTTATTGCGGGGTTTTTTGTCTGGATTTTTGAAAGGAAAAAAAATCCCCATTTTGGAGGTAGCTTTATTCATGGAATTGGAAACTCTTTTTGGTGGGCTGCGGTAACCATGACAACAATCGGCTATGGAGATAAAGTCCCAAGAACGGTGGGAGGAAGGACTGTTGCCATGGTTTGGATGTTTGTTGGCGTTGTGCTTCTCTCTTTTTTTACAGCATGGATTACGGCGGGGGTGGCTTTGGAAAAAGTTAGCTTGGATATAGTTAAGCTTAAAGATCTTTCACAGATTCGGGTGGCTACTGTTAAAGATTCATTAGGGAATTATTATCTAAGAAAAAGACATATTCGAGCTATACTCTTTAACGATTTGAGAGATGCCCTTGAAGCTGTCAAAGAGAAAAAAGCTGATGCAGTCCTATCCGAAGTCGAAGAGATGCGTTATCTTATTCAAAAAAGCTTTGGAGGAGAGTTGGAAGTTTCTGAAAAGACTTTTGCAAGAATAGATTATGCCTTTGCCTTTCGACACGGAGATGAACTTACCCAGAAAGTCAATGAATGGATTATTACACATCTCAATGAGTTGAAAAATTATGTGTCTGCCCTAAATCTAGGAAATAAAAGATAA
- a CDS encoding NAD(P)-dependent oxidoreductase, translating into MKIGFIGIGKMGFPMAQNLLTSGKALSIYNRTHHKAEPLVSMGAKICSSPREAAEGCDIVITMVANDEALLEVTGRVDGLINGLKEGAIHLSMSTVSPRTIVAIQNLHAPKNQILVSAPVFGRPEAAAKKELWIVTAGPLEAVRRCHPIFQALGRGYSNLGEETIKANIVKILGNFLIMTVVEALAESFCIAQKAQIAPQELLSAVNQALFRSPLYENYGQLLCQKSFSEPGFTLKLGFKDATLVRDLVQSYLSPMPFLDIVYRRFLSALNHGKAELDFAAISTEVFEEGGCS; encoded by the coding sequence ATGAAAATTGGATTTATTGGAATTGGAAAAATGGGATTTCCCATGGCACAAAATCTCTTAACTTCTGGGAAAGCACTTTCGATTTACAACAGAACCCATCATAAAGCAGAACCCCTTGTCTCCATGGGTGCAAAAATCTGTTCAAGTCCCAGAGAGGCAGCAGAGGGTTGCGATATCGTCATCACAATGGTTGCTAACGACGAAGCGTTGTTAGAAGTCACTGGAAGAGTCGATGGCCTAATTAATGGCTTAAAAGAAGGGGCAATCCATCTTTCCATGAGTACGGTTAGCCCTCGCACCATTGTGGCTATTCAAAACCTGCATGCTCCAAAAAATCAGATTCTGGTTTCTGCCCCCGTATTTGGCAGGCCTGAAGCTGCTGCTAAAAAAGAGCTCTGGATTGTGACCGCAGGACCTCTTGAAGCTGTAAGACGATGCCATCCTATCTTTCAAGCTTTAGGAAGGGGCTATTCCAATCTTGGCGAGGAAACCATCAAGGCTAACATTGTAAAAATTCTTGGAAATTTTTTGATCATGACTGTTGTTGAAGCCTTAGCAGAAAGCTTTTGCATAGCACAAAAGGCTCAAATTGCTCCCCAGGAGTTGCTTTCTGCTGTAAACCAGGCTTTGTTTCGTTCTCCCTTATATGAAAATTATGGTCAACTCTTGTGCCAAAAATCTTTTTCTGAGCCTGGATTTACATTAAAACTAGGATTTAAAGATGCTACATTGGTTCGAGATCTTGTTCAATCCTATCTCAGTCCAATGCCTTTTTTAGATATTGTTTATAGACGGTTCCTTTCAGCATTAAATCATGGAAAAGCAGAATTGGATTTTGCAGCTATCTCTACTGAAGTATTTGAAGAAGGAGGTTGCTCTTAA